Proteins encoded together in one Marinobacter sp. Arc7-DN-1 window:
- the cadR gene encoding Cd(II)/Pb(II)-responsive transcriptional regulator, with protein sequence MKIGELANATAVPSETIRYYEKIGLLPEPDRDSSGYRCYRPAHLDRLLFIRRCRNLDMAQDEIRELIRLAELPEADCSEVDALLARHLIHVRERLRELASLEETLVQLQEACSDRRTVRECGILGGLKSELETPEPEGRHNHVPGTHGPGQT encoded by the coding sequence TTGAAGATCGGCGAACTTGCAAACGCAACGGCTGTGCCCTCGGAAACCATCCGTTATTACGAAAAAATCGGTTTGCTGCCGGAACCGGACCGGGACAGCAGCGGCTACCGCTGCTACCGCCCCGCCCATCTGGACCGCCTGCTGTTTATCAGGCGTTGCCGCAATCTTGATATGGCCCAGGACGAAATCCGTGAGCTGATCCGGCTGGCCGAGCTGCCGGAGGCGGATTGCAGCGAAGTGGATGCCCTGCTGGCACGCCATCTGATCCACGTTCGGGAGCGCCTGAGGGAACTGGCGAGCCTTGAAGAAACCCTGGTGCAACTCCAGGAGGCCTGTTCGGATCGTCGCACGGTCAGGGAATGCGGCATTCTTGGCGGGCTCAAGTCTGAACTCGAGACTCCGGAACCTGAGGGCCGGCACAACCATGTGCCAGGCACCCACGGCCCCGGCCAGACCTGA
- a CDS encoding c-type cytochrome, producing MAERFTKSMARNIYLGGSAFFVLLFLALTFDTQLRAMPERDNRDQLTDQVVRGKHVWENNNCVGCHSLMGEGAYFAPELANVFDRRGGSDSDVFKAYMNAWMNAMPTNVPGRRQMPQFNLTDQEIEDLAAFLEWTSKIDDNNWPPNIEG from the coding sequence ATGGCCGAGCGCTTTACCAAAAGCATGGCCAGGAACATATACCTGGGAGGAAGTGCATTCTTCGTCCTGTTGTTTCTGGCGCTGACTTTTGATACCCAGTTGCGGGCAATGCCCGAGCGGGACAACCGAGACCAACTCACCGACCAGGTGGTTCGTGGCAAACATGTCTGGGAGAACAACAACTGTGTCGGTTGTCATTCCCTGATGGGTGAAGGTGCGTACTTCGCGCCGGAACTTGCCAATGTATTCGACCGCCGCGGTGGTAGTGACAGCGACGTCTTCAAGGCATACATGAATGCCTGGATGAACGCCATGCCCACCAACGTGCCCGGCCGCCGCCAGATGCCCCAGTTCAATCTGACCGATCAGGAAATCGAGGATCTCGCCGCCTTCCTGGAATGGACATCAAAGATTGATGACAACAACTGGCCACCCAACATCGAAGGCTGA
- a CDS encoding SCO family protein has translation MNTSPFRRHTGTLSLLALILMTLVVSGCSGEEENWNGKDISGLMPGLEFELTDSQGRSVTAEQFDGKVRLLFFGFTSCPDVCPTALQKLNQATEGLPPGLQDDVLTLFVSVDPERDSPERLAAYVNFFGEGIIGLTGKEPQLRELAKRYRTTFGYEQPDENGNYAVSHSSAVYVFDREGKARLLIRPDLGVNEIRQDLIALAKADT, from the coding sequence ATGAATACCAGCCCTTTTCGGCGACACACCGGCACACTGTCGCTTCTCGCCCTTATTCTGATGACGCTTGTTGTCAGCGGCTGTTCAGGGGAAGAGGAAAACTGGAACGGCAAAGACATCAGCGGCCTGATGCCCGGTCTGGAGTTTGAATTAACAGACAGCCAGGGCAGATCCGTAACGGCCGAGCAGTTTGACGGCAAGGTAAGGTTGCTGTTTTTTGGCTTTACCTCGTGCCCGGACGTCTGCCCTACTGCCTTGCAAAAACTCAACCAGGCCACTGAAGGCCTGCCACCGGGGCTGCAGGACGATGTCCTGACACTCTTTGTCAGCGTTGATCCAGAGCGGGATTCGCCGGAACGCCTGGCGGCCTACGTCAATTTCTTTGGCGAGGGGATCATCGGGTTAACCGGAAAAGAGCCGCAGCTTCGCGAGCTTGCCAAACGGTACCGAACGACCTTCGGTTATGAGCAGCCCGACGAAAACGGCAACTATGCTGTTTCTCACAGCAGTGCGGTTTACGTTTTTGACCGCGAGGGAAAAGCGCGACTTCTGATCAGGCCAGATCTTGGCGTGAACGAGATTCGCCAGGACCTGATCGCCCTCGCCAAAGCTGACACGTAA
- a CDS encoding cytochrome C oxidase subunit IV family protein, with translation MLAVYIALMVCTMTPVIAMQAGADASVLVWLVFALVIVKAVLLVDHFMEMRHAPIGWRFAAQAWAPVVVAVIAGFHAVS, from the coding sequence ATGTTAGCGGTTTACATCGCCCTGATGGTTTGCACCATGACGCCAGTGATTGCCATGCAGGCAGGCGCTGATGCTTCCGTTCTGGTGTGGCTGGTATTTGCACTGGTGATCGTGAAAGCCGTTCTTCTGGTCGATCACTTCATGGAAATGCGGCATGCACCCATTGGTTGGCGCTTTGCCGCGCAAGCATGGGCGCCGGTAGTGGTGGCAGTAATTGCAGGATTTCATGCCGTGAGCTGA
- a CDS encoding nitric oxide reductase activation protein NorD: MEEWVGFKWHEYITRQAMGEFPEHAVHLKDEARTLGVLFRALGGDPALSLVTAEPRHFRTRRRFLQKLAGTHRKFELAWRDEQSLRLPERLALFPSKAVNRDLYLWLAALASLGELTDSDWLTGNQAMVQTLLAKWPGLEPVYQRLVRHTLQWRPDPTTLPPAEGRREKAIRQALIDPGSVECLPRAESDPWPVVIWLYPTTTPGKATGPTTGDDEATPTPGGLAKKRKRRRAERVDAFDKDQGLMLFRLESLFSWSEFIPVDRAGDDTEEEDADAVADDMDMISVSEDRREASSAIKFDLDLPSEENDDLHLGPGIHLPEWDWRSQSYRERFCCLQPMLSKDSIPTRLPDHLSRSAMRLRRQFSALKPLRQWQRRQTEGEELDLDACMEREVQHRRGTGVIDQKLFRRCKQNQRDLACLILADISMSTDTFINNSQRVIEIARDGLQLLSEALQASRDPFAIFAFSSRRRDHVRFHHIKSFDEPYNDISRGRIQALEPGYYTRMGAAIRQATRMLQGRHEHQKILLLLTDGKPNDLDLYEGRYGVEDTRMAVQEAHKAGLTPFCVTIDDDASEYLPYIFGSNHFVVIKDPAQLPLQLPKLYMNLTR, encoded by the coding sequence ATGGAAGAGTGGGTAGGCTTCAAATGGCACGAGTACATCACCCGGCAGGCCATGGGAGAGTTCCCCGAGCACGCGGTGCATCTGAAAGACGAGGCGCGAACCCTGGGTGTGCTGTTCCGGGCCCTGGGCGGCGACCCGGCCCTCAGCCTGGTTACCGCGGAACCCCGGCATTTCCGTACCCGGCGCCGTTTCCTGCAGAAGCTGGCAGGCACCCACAGAAAGTTCGAACTGGCCTGGCGGGATGAGCAAAGCCTTCGGCTGCCGGAACGCCTGGCCCTGTTTCCCTCCAAAGCCGTTAACCGGGATCTCTATCTCTGGCTGGCAGCCCTGGCCTCCCTTGGTGAACTGACGGACTCCGACTGGCTGACCGGCAACCAGGCCATGGTCCAGACCCTGCTGGCCAAATGGCCGGGGCTTGAGCCGGTTTACCAGCGCCTGGTACGCCATACCCTGCAATGGCGCCCGGATCCGACCACCCTGCCGCCAGCCGAAGGTCGCCGTGAAAAGGCCATTCGCCAGGCGCTGATTGATCCTGGCAGCGTGGAATGCCTGCCGCGTGCGGAGTCCGACCCCTGGCCGGTTGTCATCTGGCTTTACCCCACAACCACACCCGGCAAGGCGACCGGCCCGACCACCGGAGATGATGAAGCGACCCCGACACCGGGTGGACTGGCGAAAAAGCGCAAACGCCGGCGGGCCGAACGGGTGGACGCCTTCGATAAAGATCAGGGCCTGATGCTGTTCCGGCTGGAAAGCCTGTTTTCATGGAGCGAATTTATCCCTGTGGACCGGGCCGGTGATGACACGGAGGAAGAGGATGCCGACGCGGTGGCTGACGACATGGACATGATTTCTGTCTCTGAAGACCGCCGGGAAGCCTCCTCCGCCATCAAGTTTGATCTGGACCTGCCCTCGGAAGAAAACGATGACCTGCACCTGGGGCCCGGCATCCATCTGCCGGAATGGGACTGGCGCAGCCAGAGTTACCGGGAACGTTTCTGCTGCCTGCAGCCAATGCTGAGCAAGGATTCTATTCCGACCAGGCTGCCGGACCACCTGTCCAGATCGGCCATGAGACTGCGCCGACAGTTCAGTGCCCTGAAGCCACTCCGGCAATGGCAACGCCGACAGACCGAAGGCGAGGAACTGGACCTGGACGCCTGCATGGAACGGGAAGTCCAGCACCGCCGGGGCACCGGCGTCATCGACCAGAAGCTGTTTCGCCGCTGCAAACAGAATCAGCGGGACCTGGCGTGCCTGATTCTGGCGGACATCTCCATGTCCACGGATACCTTTATCAACAACAGCCAGCGGGTGATCGAAATTGCCCGGGACGGCTTACAACTGCTCAGCGAAGCCCTGCAGGCAAGCCGGGACCCCTTTGCGATTTTTGCCTTCTCCTCACGCCGCCGGGACCATGTGCGCTTCCATCACATCAAATCGTTCGACGAGCCCTACAACGACATCAGCCGGGGTCGAATCCAGGCACTGGAGCCGGGCTATTACACCCGCATGGGCGCGGCCATCCGTCAGGCCACCCGCATGCTGCAGGGGCGCCACGAACACCAGAAAATCCTGCTCCTGCTCACCGATGGCAAACCCAATGACCTGGACCTGTACGAAGGCCGATACGGCGTGGAAGACACCCGAATGGCGGTTCAGGAAGCCCACAAGGCTGGCCTGACCCCCTTCTGCGTCACCATCGACGACGACGCCAGCGAATACCTGCCCTATATCTTTGGCAGCAACCATTTCGTGGTGATCAAAGACCCAGCGCAGTTGCCGCTTCAGCTCCCCAAACTCTATATGAACCTGACCCGCTGA
- a CDS encoding cytochrome c oxidase assembly protein has translation MSLIEYLAPYDFSPLTVLSFMLVLGFYGVGLLRMPEEDRPGSVRIMVFVLGVLIAYGVMQTRFDYYSQYMFFVHRGQHLVLHHLGPILIALSNPLPVMRFWSRQISPGLKSRLRPLGWLYRFLQHPLIASVLFVGLIYFWLWPPIHFDAMLSRNLYWVMNWSMLIDGILFWWLIFDPRPPATTPSLGYGKRILLLALVAIPQMVLGAMIVFSRGMVYDVYEVCGRAWPMAPETDQLLGGMLTWIPPAMMSILGILIILRRAMREDGSFTSRSSQVGETTS, from the coding sequence ATGTCTCTGATTGAGTACCTGGCACCATACGATTTCTCGCCGCTGACCGTACTGAGCTTTATGCTGGTACTGGGTTTTTATGGCGTCGGTCTTTTACGGATGCCGGAAGAAGACAGGCCCGGGTCGGTAAGGATTATGGTCTTCGTTCTGGGCGTTCTGATTGCTTATGGGGTCATGCAAACCCGATTCGATTACTACTCCCAATACATGTTCTTCGTCCACCGCGGCCAGCACCTCGTTCTTCATCATCTGGGCCCCATACTGATTGCCCTGTCCAACCCATTGCCGGTAATGCGGTTCTGGTCCCGGCAAATAAGCCCTGGATTGAAGAGCCGGCTTCGCCCCCTGGGATGGCTGTATCGATTTCTTCAACACCCCCTGATCGCCTCCGTCCTGTTTGTGGGGCTCATCTATTTCTGGTTATGGCCGCCAATTCATTTTGATGCCATGCTCAGCCGAAACCTTTACTGGGTTATGAACTGGAGTATGTTGATTGATGGAATACTCTTCTGGTGGTTGATTTTTGATCCTCGCCCACCTGCCACCACCCCTTCTCTGGGCTATGGCAAGCGCATACTGCTCCTGGCCCTGGTGGCGATACCGCAGATGGTGCTCGGGGCTATGATCGTGTTTTCAAGAGGTATGGTGTACGACGTTTACGAGGTCTGTGGCCGGGCCTGGCCCATGGCGCCGGAGACCGACCAGCTTCTTGGCGGCATGCTGACCTGGATACCACCCGCGATGATGAGCATCCTCGGCATTCTGATTATCCTGAGACGCGCCATGCGGGAAGACGGGAGTTTCACCAGCCGTTCCAGCCAAGTGGGGGAGACAACGTCATGA
- a CDS encoding cbb3-type cytochrome c oxidase subunit I, with translation MKYESQKVAMPYFIFALVLFAGQILFGLILGLQYVVGDFLFPEIPFNVARMVHTNLLIVWLLFGFMGATYYLVPEEAQTELHSPLLAWILFWVFAVAGTLTILGYLFVDYATLADVTMNKLLPTMGREFLEQPTITKIGIALVVVGFLYNILMTALKGRKTVVNIVLITGLIGLAVLWLFSFYNPGNLTQDKYFWWFVVHLWVEGVWELIMGAILAYVLIKLTGVDREVIEKWLYVIIAMALITGIIGTGHHFFWIGPPEYWLWLGSVFSALEPLPFFMMVIFAFNMINRRRRNHPNKAAMLWAMGTAVMAFLGAGVWGFLHTLAPVNYYTHGSQVTAAHGHMAFYGAYVMIVLTIISYAVPIMRGRPYGNSNTAQIVEMWGFWLMTISMVFITLFLTGAGILQIWLQRIPESGEALSFMATQDNIALFYWMRLVAGSFFMAGLVVYFGSFFIKGQASPAEEVRGPATQDA, from the coding sequence ATGAAATACGAATCTCAAAAAGTGGCAATGCCCTACTTCATCTTTGCCCTGGTTCTGTTTGCCGGCCAGATTCTGTTCGGCCTGATCCTGGGACTCCAGTACGTGGTGGGTGACTTCCTGTTCCCGGAAATCCCCTTCAACGTAGCGCGGATGGTTCATACCAACCTGCTGATTGTCTGGCTGCTCTTCGGCTTTATGGGGGCAACCTATTACCTGGTTCCGGAAGAGGCACAAACCGAGTTGCACAGCCCGCTGCTCGCCTGGATCCTGTTCTGGGTTTTCGCCGTTGCCGGCACCCTGACCATCCTTGGCTACCTGTTCGTGGACTACGCCACCCTGGCCGATGTCACTATGAACAAGCTGTTGCCAACCATGGGGCGGGAGTTCCTTGAACAACCCACGATCACCAAGATAGGCATCGCACTGGTAGTTGTCGGTTTCCTCTACAACATCCTGATGACCGCCCTGAAGGGTCGCAAAACCGTGGTCAATATTGTCTTGATTACCGGCCTGATCGGCCTGGCGGTTCTGTGGCTGTTTTCTTTCTACAACCCGGGCAACCTGACCCAGGACAAGTACTTCTGGTGGTTCGTGGTGCACCTGTGGGTGGAGGGCGTCTGGGAGCTTATCATGGGTGCCATCCTGGCCTATGTGCTGATCAAGCTCACCGGTGTTGACCGTGAAGTCATCGAAAAATGGCTGTACGTGATCATCGCTATGGCGCTGATTACCGGCATTATTGGTACCGGGCACCACTTCTTCTGGATCGGGCCGCCCGAATACTGGTTGTGGCTGGGGTCTGTATTCTCCGCCCTTGAGCCGCTGCCGTTCTTCATGATGGTGATCTTCGCCTTCAACATGATCAACCGGCGCCGCCGCAACCACCCCAATAAGGCCGCCATGCTGTGGGCCATGGGGACTGCCGTGATGGCGTTCCTGGGCGCTGGCGTGTGGGGCTTCCTGCATACCCTGGCCCCGGTCAACTACTACACCCACGGCAGCCAGGTTACCGCGGCCCATGGCCACATGGCCTTCTACGGCGCCTACGTGATGATTGTACTGACCATCATCTCCTATGCGGTTCCCATCATGCGTGGCAGGCCTTACGGCAACAGCAATACCGCGCAGATTGTCGAGATGTGGGGCTTCTGGCTGATGACCATCTCCATGGTGTTCATCACCCTGTTCCTGACCGGCGCCGGTATCCTGCAGATCTGGCTGCAGCGGATTCCGGAGAGCGGTGAGGCACTGTCGTTCATGGCAACCCAGGACAACATAGCCCTGTTCTACTGGATGCGCCTGGTCGCCGGCAGCTTCTTCATGGCAGGCCTGGTGGTGTACTTCGGCAGCTTCTTCATCAAGGGGCAGGCGTCCCCGGCTGAGGAAGTCCGTGGCCCTGCCACTCAGGACGCATAA
- a CDS encoding APC family permease, which produces MSRGQDRTTRYKEGSLTLTGTVMLGTGVMIGAGIFALTGQMAQMTGVLFPLAFLAAAVIVSFSSYSYVKISNAWPSAGGIGMYLYKAYGNRLPTAFNALLMYFSMVIAQSFLARTFGSYTMQLFGGDESGRMVSILGVSLILAAFLINLLGNRMIQGVASFIGFLKIGGILVFGLVGVWIADSLAVDFSSPGEAGTAGNFLGATALGILAFKGFTTITNSGSEVQNPNRNVSRAIIISIAACVVIYTLVGFAVASNLSLAEIIKTQDYSLAAAARPALGDYGLWFTVAIAMTATAGGILASIFAVSRMLAMLTEMKLVPHRHFGMPGSIQKHTLVYTVVLGLALTAFFDLSRIAALGIVFYLVMDIAIHWGVLRYLRDDVKARAWVPATAIGLDLLVLGGFVWVKLNTDPFVIGVAVATMIVIAVSGQLFLKRAAAAEETGHEESHAHGHQ; this is translated from the coding sequence ATGAGCAGGGGGCAAGACAGAACCACCCGCTACAAGGAAGGCAGTCTCACCCTCACGGGAACCGTTATGCTGGGTACCGGCGTCATGATCGGCGCCGGTATCTTTGCCCTTACGGGGCAAATGGCGCAGATGACGGGGGTTCTTTTCCCGTTGGCGTTTCTGGCGGCCGCGGTGATCGTCAGCTTCAGTTCTTATTCCTACGTCAAGATTTCCAATGCCTGGCCGTCAGCCGGGGGCATTGGCATGTACCTTTACAAAGCCTATGGCAATCGGCTGCCGACCGCGTTCAACGCCTTGCTGATGTATTTCTCGATGGTGATCGCCCAGAGCTTCCTCGCGCGTACTTTCGGTTCCTACACCATGCAACTGTTCGGTGGTGATGAAAGTGGTCGCATGGTGTCCATTCTGGGTGTGTCGCTGATCCTGGCGGCGTTTCTGATCAATCTGCTCGGTAACCGGATGATTCAGGGCGTGGCTTCCTTTATCGGGTTTCTGAAAATCGGCGGTATACTGGTTTTCGGGCTGGTGGGCGTCTGGATTGCCGACAGCCTGGCGGTGGATTTCTCAAGCCCGGGCGAGGCCGGAACCGCAGGCAATTTCCTGGGTGCGACGGCGCTCGGAATACTGGCCTTCAAGGGCTTCACCACCATCACCAACAGCGGCTCCGAGGTGCAAAACCCTAACCGGAACGTGAGTCGCGCCATCATTATTTCCATTGCCGCCTGCGTGGTGATCTACACCCTGGTCGGTTTTGCCGTGGCCAGCAACCTGTCCCTGGCGGAAATCATCAAGACCCAGGATTACTCCCTTGCGGCTGCCGCGCGTCCGGCGCTGGGGGATTATGGCCTCTGGTTCACGGTCGCCATTGCCATGACGGCCACCGCGGGTGGCATTCTGGCCAGCATTTTTGCGGTCTCGCGCATGCTTGCCATGCTGACTGAAATGAAACTGGTCCCTCACCGTCATTTTGGTATGCCGGGCAGCATCCAGAAGCACACGCTGGTCTACACTGTGGTCCTGGGGCTGGCTCTGACAGCCTTCTTTGACCTTTCCCGGATTGCCGCCCTGGGTATCGTGTTCTACCTGGTTATGGACATTGCCATCCATTGGGGCGTGCTTCGCTACCTGCGCGACGATGTGAAGGCCAGGGCGTGGGTGCCGGCAACGGCCATCGGTCTGGATTTGCTCGTGCTGGGCGGCTTTGTCTGGGTCAAACTGAATACCGACCCGTTTGTCATTGGCGTGGCGGTTGCCACAATGATCGTGATCGCGGTATCCGGGCAGCTTTTCCTGAAAAGAGCTGCCGCCGCCGAAGAAACCGGCCACGAGGAATCCCATGCTCACGGTCACCAGTAA
- a CDS encoding cytochrome c oxidase subunit 3, with protein sequence MHASAPTRHHLPGDLAVWFFIFAELAVFGILFIGFGVARSLDPATFTAGREVLHPWTGLINTIGLITASYLVAVAVHRLRHRQPCVTPLLWGAIAASSIYTFGKLWEYADLYGNGYNLGTDTFFMFYFFLTFFHFMHVVLGQIILVVLAVKVKRGDYNGDDMNGMESGASYWHMVDLVWLVLFPMLYVLA encoded by the coding sequence ATGCACGCATCTGCCCCGACACGCCATCACCTCCCCGGCGATCTGGCCGTCTGGTTCTTCATATTTGCGGAACTGGCCGTTTTCGGCATCCTGTTCATCGGCTTCGGCGTTGCCCGCAGCCTGGACCCGGCAACCTTCACCGCCGGCCGAGAGGTATTACACCCCTGGACCGGCCTGATCAACACCATCGGCCTGATCACCGCCAGCTACCTGGTAGCCGTCGCCGTCCACCGCCTCCGTCACCGCCAGCCATGCGTTACCCCGTTGCTCTGGGGCGCCATCGCCGCCTCCTCCATCTACACCTTCGGCAAACTCTGGGAGTACGCAGACCTCTACGGTAACGGCTATAACCTGGGTACCGACACCTTCTTCATGTTCTATTTCTTCCTGACCTTCTTCCACTTCATGCACGTGGTACTGGGCCAGATTATCCTGGTGGTACTGGCGGTGAAGGTTAAGCGAGGCGACTACAACGGGGACGACATGAATGGCATGGAGTCCGGCGCGTCTTACTGGCACATGGTGGATCTGGTGTGGCTGGTGTTATTTCCGATGCTGTACGTTCTGGCGTAA
- a CDS encoding cation diffusion facilitator family transporter, with translation MHSHEPNSHDHGHHFDTHNRSFAIAVILNTLFVVIEAVYGVLSGSLALIADAGHNLSDVMGLIMAWVASWLASRAATHSKTYGLKKTTILAALFNALILIAAVGGITWEAIQRLTNPAGVAGLTVVVVAGIGVLINGATMMLFVKGQKGDINIRGAFLHMAADTAVSVGVVISGIVLMYTSLTWIDPVVSLVIAAVIFLGTWQLLKDSVNLAVDAVPKGIDPAAVRECLESLPGVHSAHHLHIWALSTTENALTVHLVKPDPLGDDRIINDASAILAEEFNIQHTTIQWERCDSECPNTTHC, from the coding sequence ATGCACAGCCACGAACCTAACAGCCACGACCACGGCCATCACTTCGACACTCATAACCGCTCCTTTGCCATCGCGGTGATTCTCAATACCCTGTTTGTGGTTATCGAAGCGGTTTATGGCGTTTTATCAGGGTCTCTCGCACTCATCGCAGATGCCGGCCATAATCTCAGCGATGTCATGGGACTGATAATGGCCTGGGTGGCCAGTTGGCTGGCCAGCCGGGCGGCGACCCATAGCAAAACCTATGGCCTGAAAAAGACCACCATTCTCGCGGCTCTATTCAACGCACTCATTCTTATCGCCGCGGTTGGCGGGATTACCTGGGAGGCAATCCAGCGCCTGACAAACCCCGCTGGGGTTGCCGGTTTGACCGTGGTCGTGGTTGCCGGAATCGGGGTGCTGATCAACGGCGCAACAATGATGTTGTTTGTCAAAGGTCAGAAAGGCGATATCAACATACGGGGTGCCTTCCTGCACATGGCCGCCGACACTGCGGTATCGGTGGGTGTCGTGATCTCAGGCATAGTACTGATGTACACCAGCCTGACCTGGATCGATCCGGTAGTCAGCCTTGTCATTGCCGCTGTTATCTTCCTGGGCACCTGGCAGTTGCTAAAAGACTCCGTAAATCTGGCTGTAGATGCCGTACCCAAAGGGATCGATCCCGCAGCTGTTCGCGAGTGTCTGGAGAGTCTGCCAGGCGTGCACTCTGCCCATCATCTTCATATCTGGGCCCTGAGTACGACCGAGAACGCGCTGACAGTCCACCTGGTGAAGCCTGATCCACTGGGCGATGACCGGATCATCAATGATGCCTCAGCGATACTGGCAGAGGAGTTCAACATCCAGCATACGACGATTCAGTGGGAACGATGTGATAGCGAATGCCCGAACACCACCCACTGTTAA
- a CDS encoding AEC family transporter yields MAAALALFFKLIPLYVTVVLGWIAGRYLEASGRHIAGIMLYIVTPSVVFSGVMVAPLSPEVILLPFLVFGISSVLGIVQLKLAQKVLTDGSANLIPLCVGSGNTGYFGVPVALLLFGEEGLGLYIVCMLGTTLFENSVGFYLAARGRYGLRDALWRVLRLPSVYAFLVAVALNLAGVSIPEIFVPLFDNLRGAYSILGMMIIGMSITSFRGLAGNVRFTALAFFGKFVVWPLVAIVFWWVDATLLGIYGPAVHQALFLISITPIAANTVVIATLLDTSPRQAAGTVLLTTLFALAFIPVMISLAF; encoded by the coding sequence ATGGCTGCCGCTCTTGCCCTTTTCTTCAAGCTGATTCCGCTCTATGTAACCGTCGTCCTCGGCTGGATTGCCGGCCGCTATCTTGAGGCCAGCGGCCGGCATATAGCCGGCATCATGCTGTACATCGTGACCCCGTCGGTGGTGTTTTCCGGCGTTATGGTGGCGCCGCTCTCTCCAGAGGTCATCCTGCTGCCCTTCCTCGTTTTCGGAATCTCATCCGTACTGGGGATCGTTCAGTTGAAGCTGGCGCAAAAGGTTCTTACCGATGGCAGTGCCAACCTCATTCCCCTCTGTGTGGGCTCCGGCAACACCGGCTACTTCGGGGTGCCGGTGGCGCTGTTACTGTTCGGGGAAGAGGGGCTGGGGCTCTACATTGTGTGTATGCTGGGTACCACGCTGTTCGAGAATTCAGTGGGCTTTTACCTCGCCGCGAGAGGCCGGTATGGTTTAAGGGATGCCCTCTGGCGGGTGCTGAGGCTGCCCTCGGTGTACGCCTTTCTGGTCGCGGTGGCCCTGAACCTGGCGGGTGTGAGCATTCCGGAGATTTTTGTGCCGTTGTTCGATAACCTGCGCGGCGCCTACAGCATCCTGGGCATGATGATCATCGGTATGAGTATCACCAGTTTCCGGGGACTGGCGGGCAACGTCCGCTTCACCGCGCTGGCCTTTTTCGGGAAGTTTGTGGTCTGGCCCCTGGTGGCCATCGTGTTCTGGTGGGTCGATGCAACGCTTCTGGGGATCTATGGGCCGGCGGTGCACCAGGCCTTGTTCCTGATTTCGATCACACCGATTGCCGCCAACACGGTGGTCATTGCCACCCTGCTCGATACCTCGCCAAGGCAGGCAGCAGGCACGGTGCTGCTGACCACGCTGTTTGCCCTGGCGTTTATTCCGGTGATGATTTCCCTGGCATTTTAA
- a CDS encoding 4Fe-4S binding protein, translating to MHEQNFPNKDTLQNKRLLTRTAFFGLFLLAPVLNIFRYDLTETHFVIFGFPLSFNLELAWVSQSSPAEVAGQILVWFVLPITLLVPLVLWIAWKWGRIYCGWLCPHFSVVETINHLMTRVTGRPTLYEALRKGRRGKVLHWAGLVLVCALIGFSWALAMLSYLLPPIPLYTDLVTGNLAVYPGIFLAVATTLFTLDFLFARHLFCKYGCAFGVVQSIAWMTNGKGRVVTFDTERAAACRDCTRACDEACPMRLPTRSHKRAKFTCTQCLQCVSACREVQKNNPEGSLLSWEPGEPGKQTVLIPVRQVDPSPRKQHAGA from the coding sequence GTGCATGAGCAGAATTTCCCGAACAAGGACACTCTCCAGAACAAACGGTTGCTGACCCGCACCGCGTTCTTCGGGCTGTTTCTGCTTGCGCCGGTACTTAATATTTTTCGATACGACCTTACGGAAACCCACTTTGTCATTTTCGGGTTTCCCCTGTCATTCAATCTCGAACTGGCCTGGGTCAGCCAGAGCTCACCGGCGGAAGTGGCCGGGCAGATCCTCGTCTGGTTCGTACTTCCCATTACCCTCCTGGTACCCCTGGTGCTCTGGATCGCCTGGAAGTGGGGGCGAATCTACTGTGGCTGGCTGTGCCCGCACTTTTCGGTGGTAGAAACCATCAACCATCTGATGACCCGGGTTACCGGCCGCCCCACCCTTTACGAGGCGCTCCGGAAAGGCCGGCGCGGCAAGGTCCTGCACTGGGCCGGACTGGTTCTGGTATGCGCGCTGATCGGTTTTTCCTGGGCACTGGCGATGCTGTCTTATCTGTTGCCGCCGATCCCGCTGTATACCGATCTGGTTACCGGCAACCTGGCGGTCTACCCAGGCATTTTCCTGGCGGTAGCCACCACTCTGTTTACACTGGATTTCCTGTTTGCCCGGCACCTGTTCTGCAAATACGGCTGCGCCTTCGGGGTGGTGCAGAGCATTGCCTGGATGACCAACGGCAAAGGCAGGGTTGTCACCTTTGATACCGAACGGGCCGCAGCCTGCCGCGACTGCACCAGGGCCTGTGACGAAGCCTGCCCCATGCGGTTGCCGACCCGCAGCCACAAGCGGGCAAAATTCACCTGTACCCAGTGCCTGCAGTGTGTCAGCGCCTGCCGTGAGGTGCAGAAGAACAACCCGGAAGGCTCCCTGTTGAGCTGGGAACCCGGAGAACCCGGCAAACAGACCGTGCTGATTCCGGTTCGCCAGGTTGATCCGTCACCACGCAAGCAACACGCCGGAGCCTGA